One genomic window of Arachis stenosperma cultivar V10309 chromosome 10, arast.V10309.gnm1.PFL2, whole genome shotgun sequence includes the following:
- the LOC130955236 gene encoding uncharacterized protein LOC130955236, which yields MYHQVSHGPSLGQGGSHPPPPPPPNAYQQQQPPHHHHNRNPPPPPPQFQQGGPIPVPQGHHMYLHGHGPPNAPSTSSVNLPFQAPPGMVQSAGQYGNGMAAQTFTSVGQNLGAQSHHIPPSPPPVPPSRALPPPPPLPASSQGEILCKPPFGLPPPPPAGYIGNYQVPPVAPPLPPLPSSPPPILPPAPPMTSTSGEVSGTELKAVDSVEKGVASYPSGIASICNYDPNGESGSCREFAASADRNELLSNKSGNLDPPPPPPSEEKTVQKIEALCQLIAENGPDIEDKIRQEEFQNPEYQFLFGGDRTEAAISHTYFLWMKKKYNLEDRWHEKKAEPQLRPLSVDSMGPLYHLHVATENADSDMEMEDDITLSDKDQGPNYAIEALTQQPHQVGEECKMNENTHQLQNSTENDPSNDILANGSSTRGSMGISNQHEGPGNISNFEEMKSAISVTKVHSPVNGSSEVAKVPLGTGFEKSAAPLAEGFIRNGTSDLVEAIDADRDSGQLIRSGSPIKLLQDYASDDTSGNEDEISAGAASGVSIAHKDSRSRLETDIGSKTPSGTQKGFGQLSETTLDNLVQKSKELIEDYHENQVSVAASYETIAVKDKLGSKSNNAEPEDERKSSKFEKNILKVDKFGRHPKEAPTDSDSESDDSHYRQTKRGSKRGRGRSRSRSPEHRSRSRSRRRRKSPRRRRDRRSRSRSRSPRYRRSRSRSPILRRTGDFGGENVKRDRGQCFGFVRGKCHRGASCRFSHHESDKNVRLRRHRNKYDQEVHSQAKHVSDGIRSQGVDQKQERNEKENSVRHANLPNTSGIDSQSVRNDPIKSESFRESVLEMKESLVGFLPEVLSGDDASKPCDGTNEDGVHAEDNSFVHKIQPNVPVGITGHPSYSSSTQTLPYMLPPTLPLSAPSSVGPSPSSRRPLLHSSSSVELPPHAYQLPPPPVVSHAQGENAVILPQISRDYGVTQQNALFPFQPTTRDKFEPSPALIPMQSPHFSVPLPPNYPWTSLPLPPPPPLPSQIVHNPSIGSGVSTSYVSSEFNQTQLHSRGDFVSLTSGKPGLPSHSQSSEFQDHAYPANQLLSGPNVSGEDPYKQLLMQDSNLSSSGGSHPLQNQYSWQSDAIRIQPSVGGNLPPEDHFKTSSHTLASSQQQQPVHSFQYSASEGNLGVPGETVTLSRYPPDVLDSNHSTSLPTFVGSRIPAHCNPYASTFEQPLTSKLSSTIFRQESDVIHGDNNSGLNPTSINREGAVGVEPKSSRANQYDPLFDSIEPPLSSLKKFDFEKQEVTGESNVSLRPKSSNMPLDAEEQNKHEEVGAVASTTSQNNDEYGETADAEVDDVENESLSNHVDVANMTPGEVEINQTKSPGKRKKSKDSRSMKLFKVSIANFVKEVLKPSWRQGNMSKVAFKTIVKKTVDKVSGAMKGHRMPKSQAKISQYIDSSQRKLTKLVMGYVDKYVKS from the exons atgtATCATCAAGTGAGCCATGGCCCTTCTTTAGGACAAGGTGGTTCTCACCCTCCTCCGCCGCCTCCGCCGAATGCTTATCAACAGCAACAACCTCCGCATCATCATCATAATCGTAATCCTCCACCTCCACCACCACAGTTTCAGCAGGGTGGTCCTATTCCGGTTCCACAAGGTCATCATATGTACCTACATGGTCATGGACCACCCAATGCACCTTCCACTAGTTCTGTGAATCTTCCCTTTCAAGCTCCACCTGGAATGGTGCAAAGTGCAGGGCAGTATGGGAACGGCATGGCGGCACAAACATTTACTAGCGTTGGACAGAATTTAGGGGCTCAGAGTCATCACATTCCGCCATCTCCTCCTCCTGTGCCACCATCTAGAGCACTACCACCTCCGCCGCCGCTGCCTGCATCTTCCCAGGGGGAAATTTTGTGTAAACCTCCTTTTGGTCTGCCTCCACCACCCCCTGCTGGATATATTGGGAATTATCAAGTTCCTCCTGTTGCTCCCCCGCTGCCGCCACTGCCATCCTCTCCACCGCCTATTCTGCCCCCTGCCCCTCCTATGACTTCCACCTCTGGCGAGGTTTCTGGCACTGAGTTGAAGGCTGTGGATTCGGTTGAAAAAGGTGTGGCTTCCTATCCATCTGGTATTGCATCTATATGCAATTATGATCCTAATGGGGAGAGTGGAAGTTGCAGAGAGTTTGCTGCTTCTGCTGATAGAAATGAACTATTGTCAAATAAAAGTGGAAATTTGGATCCTCCCCCACCTCCGCCATCAGAAGAAAAAACTGTTCAGAAGATTGAAGCTTTATGTCAGCTTATTGCTGAGAATGGTCCTGATATTGAAGACAAGATTCGTCAAGAGGAGTTTCAGAATCCTGAGTATCAGTTTTTGTTTGGTGGTGACCGAACTGAAGCTGCAATCTCCCACACGTATTTCCTCTGgatgaagaagaaatacaaTTTGGAAGATAGATGGCATGAGAAGAAAGCTGAACCACAGTTAAGACCTCTATCAGTAGACTCTATGGGGCCACTGTATCATCTGCATGTTGCAACCGAAAATGCTGATTCTGACATGGAGATGGAAG ATGATATCACTCTTTCCGACAAGGACCAGGGACCAAATTATGCAATTGAAGCTCTAactcagcagcctcatcaggttGGTGAGGAATGTAAAATGAATGAGAATACACATCAGTTGCAGAATTCAACAGAGAACGATCCCTCCAACGACATTTTAGCCAATGGTTCATCAACACGTGGATCCATGGGAATCAGCAACCAACATGAAG GACCTGGGAATATCTCCAATTTTGAAGAAATGAAATCTGCAATATCAGTTACCAAGGTTCATAGTCCTGTGAATGGATCAAGTGAAGTGGCTAAAGTCCCCCTTGGCACAGGTTTTGAGAAATCTGCAGCTCCTCTAGCAGAAGGTTTCATTCGAAATGGGACTTCTGATCTTGTGGAAGCCATTGATGCTGATAGAGATTCTGGACAACTTATAAGGAGTGGCAGCCCAATAAAGCTACTTCAAGATTATGCTTCTGATGATACTTCAGGTAATGAAGATGAAATATCAGCAGGAGCTGCCAGTGGTGTTTCAATTGCGCATAAAGATTCCAGGAGTCGCTTAGAGACTGATATTGGATCCAAGACTCCCTCCGGTACACAAAAGGGGTTTGGACAGCTCTCTGAAACAACTCTGGATAATTTAGTACAAAAATCTAAGGAACTCATTGAAGATTACCATGAAAATCAGGTGTCTGTTGCTGCTTCCTATGAAACCATCGCAGTGAAAGATAAGTTAGGTAGTAAAAGTAACAATGCTGAACCGGAGGATGAAAGGAAATCCTCAAAGTTTGAAAAGAATATCTTGAAGGTAGATAAATTTGGAAGGCATCCCAAAGAAGCTCCTACAGATAGTGACTCCGAGTCTGATGATTCTCACTATCGTCAGACTAAGAGGGGAAGCAAAAGAGGCAGAGGGAGGAGTCGCAGCAGATCTCCTGAACACAGAAGTCGGAGTAGGAGtaggaggaggagaaagagtCCCCGGAGGAGAAGGGATAGAAGAAGCCGATCTCGAAG CCGGTCTCCTCGATATCGTAGAAGCAGGAGTAGGTCTCCAATCTTAAGACGAACAGGGGACTTTGGTGGTGAGAATGTGAAAAGGGACAGGGGCCAATGCTTTGGCTTCGTTCGGGGAAAGTGCCATCGTGGAGCATCTTGTAGGTTCTCTCACCATGAATCTGACAAGAATGTTCGTTTGAGGCGCCATAGGAATAAATATGACCAAGAAGTCCATTCTCAAGCAAAACATGTTAGTGATGGTATAAGAAGTCAGGGTGTGGATCAAAAGCAGGAgagaaatgaaaaagaaaattctgTTAGGCATGCAAATCTGCCTAATACTTCTGGTATTGACAGTCAATCAGTAAGGAATGATCCAATTAAATCTGAAAGTTTCAGAGAGAGTGTTCTTGAAATGAAGGAAAGTTTGGTTGGTTTTCTTCCCGAAGTTTTAAGTGGTGATGATGCCTCTAAACCATGTGATGGCACAAATGAAGATGGTGTTCACGCAGAAGATAATTCATTTGTTCACAAGATACAACCCAATGTTCCTGTTGGAATTACAGGGCATCCTAGTTACTCATCTAGTACCCAAACTTTACCATATATGTTACCACCAACTCTGCCATTGTCTGCCCCTAGCTCTGTTGGtccatcaccttcatcaagacGGCCTTTATTACATAGTAGTTCCTCGGTGGAATTACCACCTCATGCTTACCAGTTGCCTCCCCCACCTGTTGTTTCACATGCACAGGGTGAGAATGCTGTGATTTTGCCACAAATTTCAAGGGACTATGGTGTAACACAACAAAATGCATTATTCCCTTTTCAGCCCACTACTAGAGATAAATTTGAACCTTCCCCAGCTCTGATTCCCATGCAGAGTCCTCACTTCAGTGTACCACTACCACCTAATTACCCTTGGACATCATTGCCGCTACCACCACCTCCTCCTCTCCCTTCACAAATTGTGCATAATCCCAGCATAGGTTCCGGAGTTTCAACATCATATGTCTCTTCAGAATTTAATCAAACTCAATTGCATTCAAGAGGGGACTTTGTTTCTCTGACTTCTGGTAAGCCTGGATTGCCTTCTCATTCTCAGAGTTCTGAGTTTCAGGATCATGCCTACCCAGCAAATCAATTGCTTTCAGGTCCAAATGTTAGTGGAGAAGACCCTTATAAGCAATTACTCATGCAAGATTCAAACCTTTCAAGCTCTGGTGGTTCACATCCTCTACAAAACCAATATTCCTGGCAGTCAGATGCTATCAGAATACAGCCTTCTGTTGGTGGGAATTTACCTCCAGAAGATCATTTCAAGACATCTTCCCACACACTTGCATCATCACAGCAGCAACAACCAGTGCATAGTTTTCAATATTCTGCATCTGAGGGTAATTTGGGTGTGCCTGGAGAAACTGTTACCTTATCTAGATATCCACCGGATGTTCTGGATAGCAATCATTCAACTTCTCTTCCAACTTTTGTGGGGTCAAGAATTCCTGCTCACTGTAATCCTTATGCTTCAACCTTTGAGCAGCCGCTTACTTCCAAACTCAGTTCAACTATTTTTAGACAAGAAAGTGATGTAATCCATGGCGACAATAATTCTGGGTTGAACCCTACTTCTATAAATAGGGAAGGCGCCGTTGGTGTTGAACCAAAGTCTTCTAGAGCTAATCAGTATGATCCTCTGTTTGACAGCATTGAACCACCATTGTCTTCTCTCaagaaatttgattttgaaaaacaggaagTTACAGGTGAATCCAATGTCAGCCTAAGGCCCAAAAGTTCTAATATGCCATTGGATGCGGAAGAGCAAAATAAGCATGAGGAGGTTGGAGCTGTTGCCTCTACCACTTCTCAAAATAATGATGAATATGGTGAGACTGCAGATGCAGAGGTGGATGATGTTGAAAATGAGAGCCTAAGTAATCATGTGGATGTTGCAAACATGACTCCAGGGGAGGTTGAGATTAATCAGACCAAGTCTccagggaagagaaagaagagcaAGGATTCTAGATCAATGAAGTTGTTCAAAGTTTCCATTGCAAATTTTGTTAAGGAGGTTTTGAAACCGTCATGGCGGCAGGGTAATATGAGTAAAGTTGCATTCAAAACAATTGTGAAAAAAACTGTTGACAAGGTGTCAGGAGCCATGAAAGGCCATCGTATGCCCAAGTCCCAAGCAAAGATAAGCCAATACATTGACTCATCACAGCGAAAGTTGACTAAACTTGTGATG GGTTATGTTGACAAGTATGTCAAGTCATAA